A DNA window from Jaculus jaculus isolate mJacJac1 chromosome 1, mJacJac1.mat.Y.cur, whole genome shotgun sequence contains the following coding sequences:
- the C1H16orf46 gene encoding uncharacterized protein C16orf46 homolog produces the protein MDLCQESETNLENSENDESQSTEETQLTLTCPDERSERNHVCCLLNISDITLAEDERVNELVVGTGWREAVRGWGKTSPTACIWLRKKAKKARAGESTTSSCLVCANLSQGSLEARLPLDAGKWDARAEAEAVCHEKTWSSLSQTQGLSQVPSIASREPNKICFPTCGQGEKKCLQIKEFIWCMEDWANPEAVNNKVPKNSSGGVDRGLHISDFLTSKALMVLPPLKGSPPSSWEVLNKKNKNSFWQSEEKVLRVAKEECVACSYGLKTIDGKGEKRQLEPAQYLKATDTLPFPSPVAQTSLLAESQKCCLGWSLLPEKNPVCPPNPNSVPYLATLQFLQKQGVQSYRAKFKAKESRPPRNTHKHIFTEAKQENRSQTVETKVLSRSLLPSLTVSRVIIPMSTHRVL, from the exons ATGGATCTGTGTCAAGAAAGTGAGACTAATTTAGAAAATAGTGAAAATGATGAGTCTCAAAGCACAGAAGAAACCCAACTAACTTTAACATGTCCAGATGAAAGAAGTGAAAGGAATCATGTTTGTTGTCTTCTGAATATCAGTGACATCACACTTGCAGAAGATGAAAGAGTCAACGAGCTTGTTGTCGGCACTGGGTGGAGAGAAGCT GTCCGTGGCTGGGGAAAGACTTCTCCCACTGCCTGCATCTGGCTAAGGAAGAAGGCAAAAAAGGCAAGGGCAGGTGAAAGTACCACCAGCAGCTGCTTAGTCTGTGCCAATCTCTCCCAAGGGAGTCTGGAGGCCCGGCTTCCCCTGGATGCTGGGAAATGGGATGCaagggctgaggctgaggctgtgtgccatgaGAAGACCTGGAGCAGCCTCTCCCAGACTCAGGGCCTCTCCCAGGTCCCCAGCATTGCTTCCAGGGAGCCTAACAAAATCTGCTTTCCCACCTGcggtcagggggaaaaaaaatgtctgcAAATCAAGGAGTTCATCTGGTGCATGGAAGACTGGGCCAACCCTGAGGCTGTTAACAACAAGGTCCCCAAGAACTCCAGTGGAGGTGTGGACAGAGGGCTACACATCTCAGACTTCTTGACCTCCAAGGCCCTCATGGTTCTGCCTCCCCTGAAAGGCTCCCCACCAAGCAGCTGGGAAGTTCTGAATAAGAAGAACAAGAATAGTTTCTGGCAATCAGAAGAGAAGGTGCTGAGAGTGGCGAAGGAAGAGTGTGTGGCTTGTTCATATGGATTGAAAACAATTGATGGGAAAGGTGAAAAGAGACAATTAGAGCCAGCCCAGTACCTGAAGGCCACCGACACGCTGCCTTTCCCATCCCCTGTGGCCCAGACATCCCTGCTGGCTGAATCCCAGAAGTGCTGCCTGGGCTGGTCCCTCCTGCCCGAGAAAAACCCAGTGTGCCCACCCAACCCCAACAGTGTACCCTATCTTGCCACCTTACAGTTTTTACAGAAACAGGGAGTACAAAGTTACAGAGCCAAGTTCAAAGCCAAGGAGTCAAGGCCTCCCAGGAATACTCACAAGCACATTTTCACAGAGGCCAAGCAGGAAAACAGGTCCCAGACAGTGGAGACCAAAGTGCTCTCAAGATCTCTCTTGCCATCCCTCACAGTGAGCAGGGTCATTATTCCCATGTCCACTCACAGAGTCCTCTGA